From the Aphelocoma coerulescens isolate FSJ_1873_10779 unplaced genomic scaffold, UR_Acoe_1.0 HiC_scaffold_87, whole genome shotgun sequence genome, the window AGGTGCTCTCCTGACCACCTtcttttctgtcccctcccctctcatCCTACTTCCTTTTTAGTCAGGTCTTcaaccctgcccctctcccagctcccagcaacaCCCAGCAATTTAACTAGAACAGCTCCAAACCATAAATCCAACATACATCcaacaattttcattctttgaccTAAACCccttttggctgcagcaaaatATTACTTCCTCTCTCAGAGGGAATCGGGGATGTGCCTGAGGCTTGTGCTTGAGTAGTgaactgatttggaagggagcagaaggctttcagtaggcaatttgtgttttctttattactttgggaaagaaagatgcAATGTGGCTTCACGCAGCAAAAGCACTTGCAGGGTGCAGTGACGAAATGTTGTGTtcaattcccagggaaggaaggtgtaAATGACCATCAGAGGAGAATTTGAGGAATGGGTGTTACGGGTTCAGGAGGACGCCCATGCCCAGAGAACTCAAGACCCAGTTAGAAttgcaaagcaaatgaattttAGTAGTCACGTTAGCAAGAAATACATACCGGcgcctggctgctggaaaagccaccgagcaggagaaggagatagagcatggctcctgagtgggaggggcagaagggcaggacTCCTTCAGGGCATCCCCTGGATAAAAATGGCGTGCGTCATGTCgtcctctcccctccaccccaggaGCACACCTTATATCTCCTCCTCAGGAGTGGCCAGTTTCAACATCATTTCGTCCAGGGCCAGCTTACGAGATGAGGTCACATTGGCCCATGATCATACTCCATGCCAACAATGGCTCCATTATgtattgtttctcctttcccaggatgagTTCCACCAGGTGACCGATACCTAGTTTCATTTCTAGAAGTTAGTCCCGCTAACTAACAATACAGTCGTCTTCTGCATTATCTTGTCGATGTGCAACACTGCGGACCAAACATGTCAGGCCTCAGATCTGTCTCCTATCCCTGACACATGGGGATGTTCCCCAAATGACCACCAGAGACCCTCAGGACACCCCTACTCTCACATCAAGAACTTCTGacaagtggtttaaatatgTCAAATAGTTTGAAGTCATGTTTAGCCTGTGAGTTTCAGCAAAGTAATGAGTGTGTCTTAGTTCCATGGGTACAAACTAGTAAGTGAGATTGCTGGGTGTGCACGTGTTAGGGAAGTGattccccatgcacccagcgctgaAATCAAGTGACGCCTCCTTTCTaacgctgagctggcagcagggatggatccctgctTGGTAACCTTTCATTGTGGTCACTTATATTGAACAGTAAAAAaggttgaaatgaaatatttcaagccgTTTCCCCCTGGTTTCCCTTTCCTGGGGGCCAaagctctgtgccccaggtggcctgggtgtctgcagagaaatgcagcccccacaaagcccttggttttcccacaagtcatcatcactccttcccaggtgcgcccagctctggcaggagagagagagcccaCGGCGCAGTGGGCACCGTGCCCTCCCAGCCGGggctctctggcacagagcagcagcagcgccagcacctttcaacccgctcctggccttggcttcagccgggagccagaagcctctggaaatcagcactgccagttgcattcccagcttggagcagctcctgcgggtGGGCAAATCCTGCCCGTTCGACTGCTTCCATAGAGGacgaaaggcagaggcagagatgtacctacagaggggaccagggcgtgtccaataaaagtgcaaatgtgtggggagatttgttaggaattattacagctgtcatgcaattagtgccttctctcctggatctgtgcaatgctttgggccattttcttggtctagtttcctttgctttggtccCATCTCAGTGTTCACTTGGGGTACAGGCTGTAGGTGCTTGGGGCACTCTTTGAGTTACTCTTGGAGCCCTTGAACAACAGGGTTTGGCCCACGAGGggactttgtgctgctttgtgacagaggagaacttcccaggctattgtgtgtttgctgcagggaagcttggGTTGCTTAGCATCAATTCCCAGACCaacgcagagcagctgctttgtgatgtcAGGGCATGGTTGCCACGTTGTGGTGCTGTCATCAGAAGGTTGCCTTGGTGCACAGAAGGTctcagtgtcagagcagctcttgggcttgctcagagcaggagcatcctcctgGTTGAGGCCTTGTCAGGGggcagctgcactctgacaggagccttgttttttcttgtgttagagcacagtctgcaaacttgcacagcagggctaaaatcatggaggcatttgctgctgcagtttgcactgtgtATGGCATTGGTTATTCTGCCTATTACCTGACTAACCTGACACGTGAGTagaggttttccctgggtgtaACCCAACCTGGCTTGTGTAgggcttcctgctctttcttagtaactgagttgattttgaaacaaaaagaccattAGGATGCCACTGCTTTGGTAAAGCTCCTGTCAACACGTTCAGCTCAAAAGAGGGTGTCTGTAGCCAGGGAGGTGCGGGCAGCATTTGCAAGGGAACGTGCAGgggttcccttccctccacgggagagtcTGTGGCAGCCgagtctgtcatttcctcagggggctgggtgaagcaggacaactttgaaaaggcagcctgggaggtgttctcagaaggccttcaaagaactctgcagttgtgcctggaattcagggaaagcttctttgtttctaaattttgtcaTGAAAAGATTTGACTGTCTAACTCGACCCTTTAATGAGTGCTAAAATAGTGATTCTttttgcaatgaagtgcaaactcccaaacagtgagtgtctgctcctgaaccccagagctgctcctgggctgtttcCCAGTCAAACTATGACatctcaggggggtttgggggaaggttTTCTGGGCAACGGTTTTCAGTAACTTAATGGAATTAATGCAtgcaacttattttttaaaaaaagaacctgaaggagaggataaaaaaggcagctttagctgttgggcagaagagaaatattggGTGTTGAAgaacaatttgcattttcttgatcaagtttgtattcatttactggcaaaagaggccaaagcctaggcacaaccaagaatattgtcctgctctcttgctggctgtgtggaagaactgtgtctgctggagggctgttgtgaaaagaaaaccctcTCTGTTTGGGTGGACTTGTTCTGCGGGATTAACCAGCACAGACGgttttttcacagcatctggttcattttcccttcccactgcaggtCACATGATCCGTGTATTCGTCAGTCCTGATCCTGAGGTGAGTGAGACAGGAACTTTTGATGTTCCTGGTGTTTAAGAACTGTGTAGAAAtctgtgagcttggcctgtggCAGTAGAGtaaggaggctgagctgggtgggcagaaagaaaatccatgttcatgtctgcagcagcaatagcaaaggcatcgctgtgtaatagctgcttttgcatttcagagctgtcgcagaactaaaagcccagctttgcagagagaacgtTGCTTGCTGAGAGTAGCCAGGCtgcaatatctaattcagagcaatatgcagtactgttgaattagcccattttactttagttggaggcacttggaatcccattgctatgcaaggttatgatttctccttagtagagctggttgtagagctgaatagagataaggttagaaatgacatgtaactgcctgtccctcacactcctgcctgtccacagagcccagaaccaacctcaggctctcctctggctccctctgctcctggagaagaggttgaagaggctgaagaggctgaagaggctgaagaggagaaaaatgtccAGAACTCTCCAGCTGTGGTCAGTCATGAATCTGAACGTCGTGAGCCGGTAAGTGGCAGTTGTGGTTGTGGCTGTctttagaggaaatcagagctgcaagtttctgagcggccagcacttgctggtggtggccgaggatgctgagtgctggagtcctggcaggacctagcgattccccccagccagtgagagctggaacacggcctttgagctgtcatgttcaggccccagcttgctgggattccaagaggggcaaacgtgaatcatgaaggctcccctgtcgccagaggagggagcgctccaaagacaccgctctcagccttgccagacacgtgggggacacggtggcctggagagccatgtcccactgcacaggctggccaagtagctgctggcacaaaagctgttgatgtgagcacacaagtgctttggggtggtttgtccacatgagcttcttgggtgggctgagctgggagtatttcagagacacactggggatggggagctgctgcttgaagtcagggactttggtgccttggttgccaggttgttctctggcctcttcaggcagagcagtgaggagcagagctgacaggggctctgagtgcgcctgtgtttttgcttttgataagctgcaaagagatggttGTGTTGTCCCCGGACCTGTGTGGGGCCACTCTTCTCCCGTgtggcaaaagaagcaaagtgcgcagttgggagcccttcttccgtggcagaagccagaggctgccatgtttctgcagatactttctgttgtgaagtctgtttttaaaactgcatttgaaaactgcattggaGCCTAGAGTGGGGGCAAAGATGTTGCTCTGAAGTAGGTGGcattttcatctttttgtttgttggtttgttggttttctaggaggagactccctgtcttttctttctcGGCAAACAAAGGTGCTTTTACTCAACCTTTCCTGGACTTTTCTAGCACTGGACGAGATTCTGCTAGAATTTTAGCTTGCAAGCTGGCGGTTCTGGAAGTTGCAGTATTTTTGCATGAGAACACGTAGTTTGGGGCAAGGAGATtggtgcagaaggagctgttctGGTGTCCGGCCAGCCAGCAGGGCCTTGCACATCACTCTCAGGTTAACAGCGCCCGTGCCTTTTggcagcccaggggagcagaatgtGTTGTATTCCAGGTATGGGAATTCAGCAGGAAATCCACACCCTTGCATTCCAGCTGGTCCTCTGAGGTCAGAGGGTCTGGGAGGGGCTCAGCTTCATTTCTGAAGTGCAGCCACTTTAACATCATCAGTCTGGTTGAGTCCAAGAGAAGAACTTGCCCCAGTACAGATGCACAAAGAGTGCAGTTCCCAGTGCAGTGCCCTGGGTCTGATCGCATTCTATAAGGCCCTTCCTGCTCCAGGTTCCCCAAGAGTGTGGTTTATTGAAGCAACAGGAGAGCAAGTTCAGGATTGCTGCTGATCAGGGCACTGGCTACCAAGTGTTGATGTGTGTAGTGAGGGAAAGCATAGCATAGGAAAAGAGAGATGATAACAGTGAGATCGATCTGTCTATCTatccatctatctatctatctattgaTCTATCTATCGATCTGTTTATCTAAATGAAacttcctggctctgctccaaggCAATTGGAGGTGCAAAGCTCACCTAAAGACATCCtttcaggagaggaggagagacatGTTCCATCAAGCGATCCCGAGCAGGCAGAGATGTTTCCCCCTCCAGAGatggttgttttttcccctcagaggtgTTTTCCTCCCCCTGTTTATCCGTGAAAGTTTGGTCTGTCCTATGGGTGTGGAGCAATCCCATCCTCTAGGTGGGGTTTGGTGACTCTGGTCAAACATGCATTACAGGACACATGGTTTCCATCACTGGCATCCTGAAGGGTGTCTAAGTTAATTTGTTAATTGGGCCTTCTGAGGGTCTCTGTTACTGCCGGTCAGAATTCTCAGTTGACAAAAGAGGGAGGACAAGAAACACCTTGGTTCCCCTCCATATACTGAGGTGGCCATAGAGGCCCTCTGACCTCCATTGGAGGCTCTTTGTTCGCATCCTCATCTCCTGAATAATCCAGGATTTGTAACAAGAGTGTAGAtgtcagaaaggcaggaatggcAGTGCAGGCCTGAAGAGAACATGAACTCCAGAAGTGTCTCTCACAAGGAGCAAGCTCCCACAGGAAgccacctgcagagccagggtggggctgtggcacagggctgggtgtcAGTCACTTCTGAAAGACAAGCAGGACACGGCAGAAGAGGAGCGAGGTCCTCAGCAGAGCCTTGAGAAATGCCCCACGTTCCCTGTCAGATGCCTAAGAGTCTGTTGGAGCTTCAGTCCCAGATGGAGCCTGACTGTAGTGCCAGTGTCACTTTGGAATCTGTGCCTCCCCGTGGGCAGAGAAGGAcccgggagagcagcagcacattgcTTTGGGAATGTGCGAGCCCATCAGTCTCTGAGTCCTGCCCCACAAATATTTTATGGGAAGTTGAAAGCCAtcttctcttgctttctgcGCAGCTCCTTCTAGAGAAAGAGCATGAGCAGATTGCTCTATCAGAGATGCCTTGCCAGACtcggcgagagctgttcccagcccgagagcagctgcagcagctcaggcagcaggtgGAAGAGGCACAAGAGAATGGCCAGGTGAGCCTGCCTAGCCAGGTGACAGAGTGAagggcaggaacagggacaTAAAACGGAGCTCTTGGGACTGAGGAGGCCAGGAGTCCCACAGGcactgaaagcacagagccTTGTCATCTGCAGAGACCAGTGCTGGGACGGGAGGGTTccaatggaagcagagctgggtagggaagcagaagggaggggctaaatgaatgtgattttgaggctgaaagaggaaaaagctgagcctgatggcagctgccagtcacttgctctgcatttgtgtgtacagaacatcaaggcagagccacaagCAGAGCTGCCCGAAGCCAAGAGTGACAtcaaggcagcaaagaggagGAGCAAGGAGGACATCAGAAGCATCCAAGAGGAGAAGAATCTCCATCAGCACAGGAGCGATCTACAAGAGCAGGTGAGTGTAAGAGCTGAAGCCACTCCACTTGTGAGAcatcctctctctgcttctttgcagaacatcgacaaagagctgcaggcagagctgcaggaaactgaGGCTAGGATCAAGgcaagggagaagaggctggatGAAGGACTGAAAATCATCCGAGAGGAAATTAATCTTCTACTCCAAAAGCATGAGGCTCTAGAAAAGCGAGTGAGTGAAACAGAGAGAGCCGCTGCAGTCACCAAACTGGTGGTTtctgcccttcttgcttttcctctgcagagcagcaggcggGTGGGGTGATGTCTCTGAGTGCCATCCTGCTGTGGTCTCTATCACAGCCACTCTGAAGGACACGTCCTGggctgctgaatctcagctgctgccctggacagtgCGACTAGTCCTTTGGCCTTTTGGCCAGCAGTCATCCAaatggattcctgctggcctgttcctgctctccttgTTTCTTGAGGTGTTTTTGCAGGTCAGCTTGGTGACCCTGATGGATCTTGAAACAAGCTGTCTGTATCCCTTGTGAAcctgttctttccctttcctcacagTCGCTGACCCACGGCTGACAGGGATAAGCTGTAGTGTCTGACTGCTTTGTTGTGTTTGACTTGAGGTGGAAGTGTTGACATCTCACCTGGCAGCCTGCAAAGACTTCCAGCAAGTGATTGGCCACAAAGAGCCCCAAGGCTGGCGTGGGGCACAGGAACTGTCCCAGCCGGACCTGCTGCAGCTTGAGCCCGTCCCGAAGatggtggaggaaaagaggaCTCCATGGGAGGAGGTAGAACATTAGAACAAGGAGATGCAAGTGTGTCCATAGCccttggagggggaaaagagtgCTTGGGAGGAAGTGGAATAGTCATTGCAGCAGTCATCCTTCAGAAAATCCATGAGAATGTTACAGGAATCTGGCCATGAACTCAAGTAAAATCAGCCTTTGGTTTTGACCCATCCGCTTTGAGAAGTGGACatgcaaaaaaatccattttaagagCCCTGCATGTGGCTGACAGCATCTTCCTCTGGGCCTGCATTTGaaatgggatcccagggcaatcTCTGCGAGCCAGACTTTCTGACACAACCTCATTTCTTGTCTCAGATCTACACAGGCTCTCGCATggaacctgctcctgcagcagcagcagcagcagcattgtctAAAGGAGCCTTTGGACCCCAGCCTGAGAAGTGGAGCCCGGGCAGTTTGCTCAGCTCCAACAGCGACACAGCTTCTTCCCATCAACAGGAGATGGAGGATGACCTCCTGGAGCTACTGAGTACGTCTTGTGTATTTCTTGTGTGAGGGACAGTGTattgtgtgcatgtgtcagcATAGCTGTGCCAAATGTTGCTCCGCAGTTTGGTGTCACAGGGACATTTAGGACTCCTCACAGGAAGTGCTGTGCTCCGAGGCAGCGAGGGAGTGCTCTGggtgttcctgctgcctctgagcacagctcagactgccttggctttgcctgagcttccctctctgctgaaggcagaagCAGGGATTGTTCCTGCATCAGCTGTGACCTAGCAAATGATCTAGGCAAGTCCTCTGTGCTAGTGGCCAAACTGAACGGAATATTTGGCTTCCTAAATTCTCCTTAGACTCCTGATTTCTCAGCATTCATCAGAGCAAAAGACCTTCGCagaaattgtttggttttggggttttgtcttttggtgggtttgtaaggattttggttggtggtttgttgttttggggtttttttgtgtttggtttggtttgagccttttttttttttttttggtgaagttgttttttctccatcctgaaggagctcttcttcctcatgtGTCTTATTGGTGTAATTTTGATGACTGTTACTATTACCACTACTACATCTACAGTTGGTTTTTATGACAATGCAACATTTTTGCCAATGACCacttctttgaaaaaacatcaagtgacagcacaaattgAGAGCAAGAGGTGTTTTCCACATGtccccaaagaaaaagcagatactTTATAACAATCCCTATTTAATATCCTAGTTTCATGCTTATAAGGATGTGTCCAAGAGACACATTGATGTGGCGTGGTCAGGTAAAACTGCACTGCAGGCATTTCTCAGGAGTGAGCCTCCAGCCCATCCACTGTCTATCCCTCAGATCCGTGGCACTTTTTCATCCCTGATTCCCAATCATTCCCGTGACTGTTAGAATGCCACCCGTTGGcccaagccctgcacagctcactctctaggaaaacacatgaagccctttgtgattctgcagcacagcccattgaatctgcttcctgcccataacagctgccagtgctgtgctctcaggTAAGACCTGGGGGGGGCTGAGAACAGAGCCCAGTTGACTCTGTGTCTACCATCACCTGTTGGGACAAGAAGGGCATTGATGTGCACCTCGGTGTGTCTGATCTCAAAGCCAATCCTCTTGTGTCCTGAAAGGGGGCAAGAGCTTGGAACAGGGCTCGGTCTGGCTGTGGCTTCTTCCCAGTGCTTGTCAGTGCTCATCCTTgggccttcccagccctgctgtggtacct encodes:
- the LOC138102554 gene encoding serine/threonine-protein kinase PAK 3-like — protein: MEAFAAAVCTVYGIGYSAYYLTNLTQEVEEAEEAEEAEEEKNVQNSPAVVSHESERREPLLLEKEHEQIALSEMPCQTRRELFPAREQLQQLRQQVEEAQENGQNIKAEPQAELPEAKSDIKAAKRRSKEDIRSIQEEKNLHQHRSDLQEQVSVRAEATPLVRHPLSASLQNIDKELQAELQETEARIKAREKRLDEGLKIIREEINLLLQKHEALEKRVEVLTSHLAACKDFQQVIGHKEPQGWRGAQELSQPDLLQLEPVPKMVEEKRTPWEEIYTGSRMEPAPAAAAAAALSKGAFGPQPEKWSPGSLLSSNSDTASSHQQEMEDDLLELLRKMVSMENPVMKYTELENIGSGGFGEVCRAFDNATGGEVAIKKSSLQGLRRKEVTVNELMIMKMNRNPNLVNYLDSYLVDDEVWLVMEYMDGGTLTDAIYEMYISEDEMAAVSRECLQGLDFLHSNHVIHRDVKSSNILLRTDGSVKLADFGLSAQLTPEQNLRSSVVGTPWWMAPEVVLGQPYGPKVDIWSLGIVGFEMVEREAPHWNESPTSAELLIATGGTPQLRQPNLFSASLRHFLNCCLQKNEERRWSAKELLQHPFVTSAKPASSLVPLIQSLKKWKEEEKRLQWQSIHSGLFSP